A genomic segment from Malus domestica chromosome 05, GDT2T_hap1 encodes:
- the LOC114824785 gene encoding disease resistance protein RPV1-like: MTKNLLSNKKVLLILDDVDELNQLEILAGKTDWFGPGSRIIVTTRNERLLIEHGIDKRYEVLGLNDDQSLHLFSLKAFKTDQPDDDYVELSKCFVDYAGGHPLALKILGSSLYKRGQDAWNSALDKVKKAPNAVIFETLKISYDGLDEMEKKVFLDVACFDTGNDKERVIEILENCGFCARIVIDVLIEKSLLSILDGYVMMHDLTQEMGWEIVRQESYQEPGRRSRLWLHNEIFHIFMKDTGTEAIEGIALRLPELEQAQWNPESFSKICNLKFLQLHNLSLSVGPKYLSNALRFIDWSWYPSESLPQNFQPDELSELSLHHSKIDRLWSGMKNMSCLKNIDLSHSQNLTATPDFTGIQNLERLVLESCTNLVEIHPSIAVLKRLKILNFRNCNGIKSLPSALEMESLEVLVLSGCSKLKRVPEFVGNMKKLSTLSLDGTAIQDVPSSIDHLIGLISLDLKDCKSLLCLPTVICSLKSLKILNLSGCSKLETIPENWEKIECLEELDLSGTAIRDSPSSLFLMKSLKVLSLRGCKGPPLKSWHSFLHFGLFPTKNPDPMGFVLTSLDYLYSLSKLDLSDCNLCEGAIPDDIGCLPSLEDLVLRGNDFVSLPASIRWLDSLKFLNLGSCKSLQELPDLPSNEELTVTTEDCTCLKVLPHPPNISRLRWFFFRAVNCYRLVGNEARNNMIF, translated from the exons ATGACAAAGAACCTTTTATCTAACAAAAAGGTTCTTCTCATTCTTGATGATGTTGATGAACTAAACCAACTAGAAATATTGGCGGGAAAGACGGATTGGTTTGGTCCAGGAAGCAGAATCATTGTTACAACAAGAAATGAGCGTTTGTTAATCGAGCATGGTATAGATAAAAGATATGAGGTTTTGGGACTAAATGATGATCAATCTCTTCATCTCTTTAGTTTGAAAGCCTTCAAAACAGATCAGCCAGATGATGATTATGTGGAACTATCGAAGTGTTTTGTAGATTATGCTGGAGGCCATCCATTAGCACTTAAGATTTTGGGATCTTCTTTGTATAAAAGAGGCCAAGATGCTTGGAATAGTGCGTTGGATAAAGTAAAGAAAGCTCCTAACGCAGTAATTTTTGAGACTCTGAAAATAAGCTATGATGGCCTTGATGAGATGGAGAAGAAAGTTTTTCTTGATGTTGCATGTTTTGATACTGGGAATGACAAGGAGCGAGTAATTGAAATACTGGAAAATTGTGGCTTTTGTGCTCGTATTGTGATAGATGTTCTCATTGAGAAATCTCTTTTAAGTATTTTGGACGGGTATGTGATGATGCATGATTTGACACAAGAAATGGGATGGGAAATTGTTCGACAAGAATCGTATCAAGAGCCTGGTCGACGTAGTAGGTTGTGGCTTCATAATGAAATCTTTCACATATTCATGAAGGATACG GGAACAGAAGCAATCGAAGGCATTGCCTTACGCTTGCCTGAATTAGAACAGGCTCAGTGGAATCCTGAAAGCTTTTCTAAGATATGTAATCTAAAGTTTCTCCAACTTCATAATTTGAGCCTTTCTGTCGGCCCCAAATATCTTTCCAACGCCTTGAGATTTATCGACTGGAGTTGGTATCCTTCAGAATCTCTCCCTCAAAATTTTCAACCGGACGAACTTTCTGAACTTAGTTTGCATCATAGCAAAATTGATCGGCTTTGGAGTGGAATGAAG AACATGTCCTGCTTGAAAAATATCGATCTTAGTCACTCTCAAAACTTGACCGCGACCCCAGATTTTACAGGTATTCAGAATCTTGAGAGGCTGGTGCTTGAATCTTGTACGAATTTAGTTGAGATTCACCCATCCATTGCAGTTCTTAAAAggcttaaaattttgaattttagaaaCTGTAATGGTATTAAGAGTCTTCCAAGTGCTCTAGAAATGGAATCTCTTGAAGTTCTTGTTCTTTCTGGCTGCTCAAAACTGAAAAGGGTTCCTGAATTTGTGGGAAACATGAAAAAGTTATCAACTCTTTCTTTAGATGGGACTGCTATTCAGGATGTACCTTCTTCGATTGATCATCTAATTGGGCTGATTTCGTTGGATCTCAAAGATTGTAAAAGTCTGTTATGTCTTCCTACTGTCATTTGTAGTCTGAAGTCTCTTAAAATTCTCAACTTGTCCGGATGCTCAAAACTTGAGACAATTCCGGAAAACTGGGAGAAAATTGAGTGTTTGGAGGAGCTTGATTTGAGTGGAACTGCAATAAGAGATTCACCGTCATCTCTCTTTCTTATGAAGAGTCTCAAAGTACTATCTCTACGTGGATGTAAAGGTCCACCGCTTAAATCATGGCATTCGTTCCTCCATTTTGGCTTATTTCCAACAAAAAACCCTGACCCCATGGGCTTCGTTTTGACTTCTTTAGATTATTTGTATTCTTTGAGTAAATTAGATCTAAGTGACTGCAATCTTTGTGAAGGAGCAATCCCAGATGACATCGGTTGTTTGCCCTCTTTAGAGGACTTGGTTCTTCGGGGTAATGACTTCGTTAGCCTTCCTGCAAGCATTAGGTGGCTTGATAGTCTCAAGTTTTTGAACTTAGGCAGTTGCAAAAGTCTTCAAGAATTACCAGACCTCCCATCAAATGAAGAATTAACTGTAACAACTGAAGATTGTACTTGCTTAAAAGTGCTGCCGCATCCACCAAATATAAGTAGATTAAGGTGGTTTTTTTTCAGAGCAGTTAATTGCTACAGATTGGTTGGCAATGAAGCGAGGAATAACATGATATTTTAG